A region from the Onychomys torridus chromosome 22, mOncTor1.1, whole genome shotgun sequence genome encodes:
- the Ulk1 gene encoding serine/threonine-protein kinase ULK1 isoform X1 yields MEPGRGGVETVGKFEFSRKDLIGHGAFAVVFKGRHREKHDLEVAVKCINKKNLAKSQTLLGKEIKILKELKHENIVALYDFQEMANSVYLVMEYCNGGDLADYLHTMRTLSEDTVRLFLQQIAGAMQLLHSKGIIHRDLKPQNILLSNPGGRRANPSNIRVKIADFGFARYLQSNMMAATLCGSPMYMAPEVIMSQHYDGKADLWSIGTIVYQCLTGKAPFQASSPQDLRLFYEKNKTLVPAIPRETSAPLRQLLLALLQRNHKDRMDFDEFFHHPFLDASTTIKKSPPVPVPSYPSSGSGSSSSSSSASHLASPPSLGEMPQLQKTLTSPADAAGFLQGSRDSGGSSKDSCDTDDFVMVPAQFPGDLVAEAASAKPPPDSLLCSGSSLVASAGLESHGRTPPPSPTCSSSPSPSGRPGPFSSNRHGASVPIPVPTQVHNYQRIEQNLQSPTQHQAARSSAIRRSGSTSPLGFARASPSPPSHTDGAMLARKLSLGGGRPYTPSPQVGTIPERPGWSRVPSPQGADIRAGRSPRPGSSVPEHSPRTTGLGYRLHSAPNLSDFHVVRPKLPKPPTDPLGATFSPPQASAPQPCPGLQSCRPLRGSPKLPDFLQRSPLPPILGSPTKAGPSFDFPKAPSSQNLLTLLARQGVVMTPPRNRTLPDLSEAGPFQGQHLGSGLRPAEDTRGPFGRSFSTSRLTDLLLKAAFGTQASDSGSTDSLQEKPMEIAPSAGFGGTLHPGARAGGASSPAPVVFTVGSPPSGTTPPQGTRTRMFSVGSSSSLGSAGSSSARHLVPGACGEAPELSATGHCCSLADPLAANLEGAVTFEAPDLPEETLMEQEHTETLHSLRFTLAFAQQVLEIAALKGSASEVAGGPEYQLQESVVADQISQLSRDWGFAEQLVLYLKVAELLSSGLQTAIDQIRAGKLCLSSTVKQVVRRLNELYKASVVSCQGLSLRLQRFFLDKQRLLDGIHGVTAERLILSHAVQMVQSAALDEMFQHREGCVPRYHKALLLLEGLQHTLTDQADIENIAKCKLCIERRLSALLSGICA; encoded by the exons GAAATGGCCAATTCTGTCTACCTGGTCATGGAG TATTGTAATGGTGGAGACCTGGCTGACTATCTGCACA CCATGCGCACACTGAGTGAAGACACTGTCAGGCTGTTCCTGCAGCAGATTGCAGGCGCCATGCAGCTGTTACACAGCAAGGGCATCATCCACCGAGATCTGAAGCCCCAGAACATTCTGCTGTCCAATCCTGGGGGTCGCCGAGCAAACCCTAGTAACATCCGAGTCAAGATTG CTGACTTTGGATTTGCCCGGTACCTCCAGAGCAACATGATGGCAGCCACACTCTGCGGTTCTCCTATGTACATG GCCCCTGAGGTCATCATGTCCCAGCACTATGATGGGAAGGCTGACCTATGGAGCATCGGCACCATTGTCTACCAGTGTCTGACAGGGAAGGCCCCATTTCAG GCCAGCAGCCCTCAGGACCTGCGCCTGTTTTATGAGAAGAACAAGACACTAGTTCCTGC catcccACGGGAGACCTCAGCTCCCCTGAGGCAGCTGCTCCTGGCCTTGTTGCAGCGTAACCACAAGGACCGCATGGACTTTG ATGAATTTTTCCACCACCCTTTCTTAGATGCCAGCACCACCATCAAGAAGT CCCCACCTGTGCCTGTGCCCTCGTATCCAAGCTCCGGGTCCGGCAGCAGCTCTAGCAGCAGCTCTGCATCACACCTGGCCTCCCCTCCG TCCTTGGGGGAGATGCCGCAGCTGCAGAAGACCCTTACCTCCCCAGCCGATGCTGCTGGCTTTCTCCAGGGCTCCCGGGACTCTGGCGGAAGCAGCAAAGACTCCTGTGACACAGACGACTTTGTCATGGTCCCAGCCCAGTTTCCAG GTGACCTAGTTGCTGAGGCAGCTAGTGCCAAGCCCCCACCTGATAGCCTGCTGTGTAGTGG GAGCTCACTGGTGGCCTCTGCTGGCCTAGAGAGCCATGGACGCACCCCGCCCCCCTCCCCGACCTGCAGCAGTTCTCCCAGTCCCTCTGG CCGGCCTGGCCCCTTCTCCAGCAACAGGCATGGTGCCTCGGTCCCCATTCCTGTCCCCACTCAGGTGCACAACTACCAGCGCATCGAGCAGAATTTGCAATCGCCTACTCAGCACCAGGCAGCCCG GTCCTCTGCCATCCGAAGGTCAGGTAGCACCAGCCCCCTGGGCTTTGCTCGGGCCAGCCcatctcccccctcccacactgaTGGAGCCATGCTGGCCAGGAAGCTGTCATTAGGAGGTGGCCGTCCTTACACACCCTCTCCCCAAG TGGGAACCATCCCTGAGAGGCCCGGCTGGAGCAGAGTGCCCTCCCCACAAGGAGCTGATATACGAGCTGGCAGATCACCACGACCAG GCTCCTCTGTACCTGAGCACTCTCCACGGACCACTGGGCTGGGCTACCGCCTGCACAGCGCCCCCAACCTGTCTGACTTCCATGTTGTGCGCCCCAAGCTGCCCAAGCCCCCAACAGACCCATTGGGAGCCACCTTCAGTCCACCCCAAGCCAGCGCACCCCAGCCATGCCCAGGGCTACAGTCTTGCCGGCCACTGCGTGGCTCACCTAAGCTGCCTGACTTCCTACAGCGGAGTCCCCTACCCCCCATCCTAGGCTCTCCCACCAAG GCGGGGCCCTCTTTTGACTTCCCGAAAGCTCCTAGCTCTCAGAATTTGCTGACCCTGTTGGCTCGGCAGGGTGTAGTAATGACACCCCCTCGGAACCGCACACTGCCTGACCTCTCAGAAGCGGGTCCTTTTCAGGGCCAGCATCTGGGCTCTGGCCTGCGGCCTGCTGAAGACACCCGGGGCCCCTTTGGCAG GTCCTTCAGCACCAGCCGTCTTACGGATCTGCTGCTGAAGGCTGCTTTTGGGACTCAGGCCTCTGACTCAGGCAGCACTGACAGCTTGCAGGAGAAGCCTATGGAGATTG CTCCCTCTGCTGGTTTTGGAGGGACCCTGCATCCAGGAGCCCGTGCTGGAGGGGCCAGCAGCCCAGCACCTGTGGTGTTCACTGTGGGCTCCCCACCCAGTGGTACCACACCACCCCAGGGCACCCGCACCAGAATGTTCTCAG TGGGCTCTTCCAGCTCCCTGGGCTCCGCCGGCTCTTCCTCTGCCCGCCACTTAGTACctggggcctgtggtgaggcCCCTGAGCTTTCTGCCACAGGCCACTGCTGTAGCCTTGCTGACCCCCTTGCTGCCAACCTGGAGGGGGCTGTGACATTCGAGGCTCCTGACCTCCCAGAAGAGACCCTAATGGAG CAAGAGCACACAGAGACCCTGCACAGTCTGCGCTTCACACTTGCATTTGCACAGCAAGTTCTAGAGATTGCAGCCCTGAAGGGTAGTGCCAGCGAGGTGGCTGGAGGCCCTGAGTACCAGCTTCAGGAAAGTGTGGTGGCTGACCAGATCAGTCAGTTGAGCCGCGATTGGGG CTTTGCAGAACAGCTGGTACTATACTTGAAGGTGGCCGAGCTTCTATCCTCGGGCCTACAGACTGCCATTGACCAGATCCGAGCTGGCAAGCTCTGCCTTTCATCTACTGTGAAGCAGG TGGTACGCAGACTAAATGAGCTGTATAAGGCCAGCGTGGTGTCCTGTCAGGGCCTCAGTTTGCGGCTTCAACGCTTCTTTTTGGACAAACAACGGCTGCTGGATGGGATCCATGGTGTCACCGCTGAGCGGCTTATCCTTAGCCACGCCGTGCAGATG GTGCAATCTGCTGCCCTGGATGAGATGTTCCAGCACCGAGAGGGCTGTGTACCACGCTATCACAAAGCCCTGCTTCTGCTGGAGGGGCTACAGCACACACTCACGGACCAGGCGGACATTGAGAACATTGCCAAGT GCAAGCTGTGCATTGAGCGGAGACTCTCGGCCCTGCTGAGTGGCATCTGTGCCTGA
- the Ulk1 gene encoding serine/threonine-protein kinase ULK1 isoform X2 — protein sequence MEPGRGGVETVGKFEFSRKDLIGHGAFAVVFKGRHREKHDLEVAVKCINKKNLAKSQTLLGKEIKILKELKHENIVALYDFQEMANSVYLVMEYCNGGDLADYLHTMRTLSEDTVRLFLQQIAGAMQLLHSKGIIHRDLKPQNILLSNPGGRRANPSNIRVKIADFGFARYLQSNMMAATLCGSPMYMAPEVIMSQHYDGKADLWSIGTIVYQCLTGKAPFQASSPQDLRLFYEKNKTLVPAIPRETSAPLRQLLLALLQRNHKDRMDFDEFFHHPFLDASTTIKKSPPVPVPSYPSSGSGSSSSSSSASHLASPPSLGEMPQLQKTLTSPADAAGFLQGSRDSGGSSKDSCDTDDFVMVPAQFPGDLVAEAASAKPPPDSLLCSGSSLVASAGLESHGRTPPPSPTCSSSPSPSGRPGPFSSNRHGASVPIPVPTQVHNYQRIEQNLQSPTQHQAARSSAIRRSGSTSPLGFARASPSPPSHTDGAMLARKLSLGGGRPYTPSPQVGTIPERPGWSRVPSPQGADIRAGRSPRPGSSVPEHSPRTTGLGYRLHSAPNLSDFHVVRPKLPKPPTDPLGATFSPPQASAPQPCPGLQSCRPLRGSPKLPDFLQRSPLPPILGSPTKAGPSFDFPKAPSSQNLLTLLARQGVVMTPPRNRTLPDLSEAGPFQGQHLGSGLRPAEDTRGPFGRSFSTSRLTDLLLKAAFGTQASDSGSTDSLQEKPMEIGFGGTLHPGARAGGASSPAPVVFTVGSPPSGTTPPQGTRTRMFSVGSSSSLGSAGSSSARHLVPGACGEAPELSATGHCCSLADPLAANLEGAVTFEAPDLPEETLMEQEHTETLHSLRFTLAFAQQVLEIAALKGSASEVAGGPEYQLQESVVADQISQLSRDWGFAEQLVLYLKVAELLSSGLQTAIDQIRAGKLCLSSTVKQVVRRLNELYKASVVSCQGLSLRLQRFFLDKQRLLDGIHGVTAERLILSHAVQMVQSAALDEMFQHREGCVPRYHKALLLLEGLQHTLTDQADIENIAKCKLCIERRLSALLSGICA from the exons GAAATGGCCAATTCTGTCTACCTGGTCATGGAG TATTGTAATGGTGGAGACCTGGCTGACTATCTGCACA CCATGCGCACACTGAGTGAAGACACTGTCAGGCTGTTCCTGCAGCAGATTGCAGGCGCCATGCAGCTGTTACACAGCAAGGGCATCATCCACCGAGATCTGAAGCCCCAGAACATTCTGCTGTCCAATCCTGGGGGTCGCCGAGCAAACCCTAGTAACATCCGAGTCAAGATTG CTGACTTTGGATTTGCCCGGTACCTCCAGAGCAACATGATGGCAGCCACACTCTGCGGTTCTCCTATGTACATG GCCCCTGAGGTCATCATGTCCCAGCACTATGATGGGAAGGCTGACCTATGGAGCATCGGCACCATTGTCTACCAGTGTCTGACAGGGAAGGCCCCATTTCAG GCCAGCAGCCCTCAGGACCTGCGCCTGTTTTATGAGAAGAACAAGACACTAGTTCCTGC catcccACGGGAGACCTCAGCTCCCCTGAGGCAGCTGCTCCTGGCCTTGTTGCAGCGTAACCACAAGGACCGCATGGACTTTG ATGAATTTTTCCACCACCCTTTCTTAGATGCCAGCACCACCATCAAGAAGT CCCCACCTGTGCCTGTGCCCTCGTATCCAAGCTCCGGGTCCGGCAGCAGCTCTAGCAGCAGCTCTGCATCACACCTGGCCTCCCCTCCG TCCTTGGGGGAGATGCCGCAGCTGCAGAAGACCCTTACCTCCCCAGCCGATGCTGCTGGCTTTCTCCAGGGCTCCCGGGACTCTGGCGGAAGCAGCAAAGACTCCTGTGACACAGACGACTTTGTCATGGTCCCAGCCCAGTTTCCAG GTGACCTAGTTGCTGAGGCAGCTAGTGCCAAGCCCCCACCTGATAGCCTGCTGTGTAGTGG GAGCTCACTGGTGGCCTCTGCTGGCCTAGAGAGCCATGGACGCACCCCGCCCCCCTCCCCGACCTGCAGCAGTTCTCCCAGTCCCTCTGG CCGGCCTGGCCCCTTCTCCAGCAACAGGCATGGTGCCTCGGTCCCCATTCCTGTCCCCACTCAGGTGCACAACTACCAGCGCATCGAGCAGAATTTGCAATCGCCTACTCAGCACCAGGCAGCCCG GTCCTCTGCCATCCGAAGGTCAGGTAGCACCAGCCCCCTGGGCTTTGCTCGGGCCAGCCcatctcccccctcccacactgaTGGAGCCATGCTGGCCAGGAAGCTGTCATTAGGAGGTGGCCGTCCTTACACACCCTCTCCCCAAG TGGGAACCATCCCTGAGAGGCCCGGCTGGAGCAGAGTGCCCTCCCCACAAGGAGCTGATATACGAGCTGGCAGATCACCACGACCAG GCTCCTCTGTACCTGAGCACTCTCCACGGACCACTGGGCTGGGCTACCGCCTGCACAGCGCCCCCAACCTGTCTGACTTCCATGTTGTGCGCCCCAAGCTGCCCAAGCCCCCAACAGACCCATTGGGAGCCACCTTCAGTCCACCCCAAGCCAGCGCACCCCAGCCATGCCCAGGGCTACAGTCTTGCCGGCCACTGCGTGGCTCACCTAAGCTGCCTGACTTCCTACAGCGGAGTCCCCTACCCCCCATCCTAGGCTCTCCCACCAAG GCGGGGCCCTCTTTTGACTTCCCGAAAGCTCCTAGCTCTCAGAATTTGCTGACCCTGTTGGCTCGGCAGGGTGTAGTAATGACACCCCCTCGGAACCGCACACTGCCTGACCTCTCAGAAGCGGGTCCTTTTCAGGGCCAGCATCTGGGCTCTGGCCTGCGGCCTGCTGAAGACACCCGGGGCCCCTTTGGCAG GTCCTTCAGCACCAGCCGTCTTACGGATCTGCTGCTGAAGGCTGCTTTTGGGACTCAGGCCTCTGACTCAGGCAGCACTGACAGCTTGCAGGAGAAGCCTATGGAGATTG GTTTTGGAGGGACCCTGCATCCAGGAGCCCGTGCTGGAGGGGCCAGCAGCCCAGCACCTGTGGTGTTCACTGTGGGCTCCCCACCCAGTGGTACCACACCACCCCAGGGCACCCGCACCAGAATGTTCTCAG TGGGCTCTTCCAGCTCCCTGGGCTCCGCCGGCTCTTCCTCTGCCCGCCACTTAGTACctggggcctgtggtgaggcCCCTGAGCTTTCTGCCACAGGCCACTGCTGTAGCCTTGCTGACCCCCTTGCTGCCAACCTGGAGGGGGCTGTGACATTCGAGGCTCCTGACCTCCCAGAAGAGACCCTAATGGAG CAAGAGCACACAGAGACCCTGCACAGTCTGCGCTTCACACTTGCATTTGCACAGCAAGTTCTAGAGATTGCAGCCCTGAAGGGTAGTGCCAGCGAGGTGGCTGGAGGCCCTGAGTACCAGCTTCAGGAAAGTGTGGTGGCTGACCAGATCAGTCAGTTGAGCCGCGATTGGGG CTTTGCAGAACAGCTGGTACTATACTTGAAGGTGGCCGAGCTTCTATCCTCGGGCCTACAGACTGCCATTGACCAGATCCGAGCTGGCAAGCTCTGCCTTTCATCTACTGTGAAGCAGG TGGTACGCAGACTAAATGAGCTGTATAAGGCCAGCGTGGTGTCCTGTCAGGGCCTCAGTTTGCGGCTTCAACGCTTCTTTTTGGACAAACAACGGCTGCTGGATGGGATCCATGGTGTCACCGCTGAGCGGCTTATCCTTAGCCACGCCGTGCAGATG GTGCAATCTGCTGCCCTGGATGAGATGTTCCAGCACCGAGAGGGCTGTGTACCACGCTATCACAAAGCCCTGCTTCTGCTGGAGGGGCTACAGCACACACTCACGGACCAGGCGGACATTGAGAACATTGCCAAGT GCAAGCTGTGCATTGAGCGGAGACTCTCGGCCCTGCTGAGTGGCATCTGTGCCTGA
- the Ulk1 gene encoding serine/threonine-protein kinase ULK1 isoform X3 translates to MRTLSEDTVRLFLQQIAGAMQLLHSKGIIHRDLKPQNILLSNPGGRRANPSNIRVKIADFGFARYLQSNMMAATLCGSPMYMAPEVIMSQHYDGKADLWSIGTIVYQCLTGKAPFQASSPQDLRLFYEKNKTLVPAIPRETSAPLRQLLLALLQRNHKDRMDFDEFFHHPFLDASTTIKKSPPVPVPSYPSSGSGSSSSSSSASHLASPPSLGEMPQLQKTLTSPADAAGFLQGSRDSGGSSKDSCDTDDFVMVPAQFPGDLVAEAASAKPPPDSLLCSGSSLVASAGLESHGRTPPPSPTCSSSPSPSGRPGPFSSNRHGASVPIPVPTQVHNYQRIEQNLQSPTQHQAARSSAIRRSGSTSPLGFARASPSPPSHTDGAMLARKLSLGGGRPYTPSPQVGTIPERPGWSRVPSPQGADIRAGRSPRPGSSVPEHSPRTTGLGYRLHSAPNLSDFHVVRPKLPKPPTDPLGATFSPPQASAPQPCPGLQSCRPLRGSPKLPDFLQRSPLPPILGSPTKAGPSFDFPKAPSSQNLLTLLARQGVVMTPPRNRTLPDLSEAGPFQGQHLGSGLRPAEDTRGPFGRSFSTSRLTDLLLKAAFGTQASDSGSTDSLQEKPMEIAPSAGFGGTLHPGARAGGASSPAPVVFTVGSPPSGTTPPQGTRTRMFSVGSSSSLGSAGSSSARHLVPGACGEAPELSATGHCCSLADPLAANLEGAVTFEAPDLPEETLMEQEHTETLHSLRFTLAFAQQVLEIAALKGSASEVAGGPEYQLQESVVADQISQLSRDWGFAEQLVLYLKVAELLSSGLQTAIDQIRAGKLCLSSTVKQVVRRLNELYKASVVSCQGLSLRLQRFFLDKQRLLDGIHGVTAERLILSHAVQMVQSAALDEMFQHREGCVPRYHKALLLLEGLQHTLTDQADIENIAKCKLCIERRLSALLSGICA, encoded by the exons ATGCGCACACTGAGTGAAGACACTGTCAGGCTGTTCCTGCAGCAGATTGCAGGCGCCATGCAGCTGTTACACAGCAAGGGCATCATCCACCGAGATCTGAAGCCCCAGAACATTCTGCTGTCCAATCCTGGGGGTCGCCGAGCAAACCCTAGTAACATCCGAGTCAAGATTG CTGACTTTGGATTTGCCCGGTACCTCCAGAGCAACATGATGGCAGCCACACTCTGCGGTTCTCCTATGTACATG GCCCCTGAGGTCATCATGTCCCAGCACTATGATGGGAAGGCTGACCTATGGAGCATCGGCACCATTGTCTACCAGTGTCTGACAGGGAAGGCCCCATTTCAG GCCAGCAGCCCTCAGGACCTGCGCCTGTTTTATGAGAAGAACAAGACACTAGTTCCTGC catcccACGGGAGACCTCAGCTCCCCTGAGGCAGCTGCTCCTGGCCTTGTTGCAGCGTAACCACAAGGACCGCATGGACTTTG ATGAATTTTTCCACCACCCTTTCTTAGATGCCAGCACCACCATCAAGAAGT CCCCACCTGTGCCTGTGCCCTCGTATCCAAGCTCCGGGTCCGGCAGCAGCTCTAGCAGCAGCTCTGCATCACACCTGGCCTCCCCTCCG TCCTTGGGGGAGATGCCGCAGCTGCAGAAGACCCTTACCTCCCCAGCCGATGCTGCTGGCTTTCTCCAGGGCTCCCGGGACTCTGGCGGAAGCAGCAAAGACTCCTGTGACACAGACGACTTTGTCATGGTCCCAGCCCAGTTTCCAG GTGACCTAGTTGCTGAGGCAGCTAGTGCCAAGCCCCCACCTGATAGCCTGCTGTGTAGTGG GAGCTCACTGGTGGCCTCTGCTGGCCTAGAGAGCCATGGACGCACCCCGCCCCCCTCCCCGACCTGCAGCAGTTCTCCCAGTCCCTCTGG CCGGCCTGGCCCCTTCTCCAGCAACAGGCATGGTGCCTCGGTCCCCATTCCTGTCCCCACTCAGGTGCACAACTACCAGCGCATCGAGCAGAATTTGCAATCGCCTACTCAGCACCAGGCAGCCCG GTCCTCTGCCATCCGAAGGTCAGGTAGCACCAGCCCCCTGGGCTTTGCTCGGGCCAGCCcatctcccccctcccacactgaTGGAGCCATGCTGGCCAGGAAGCTGTCATTAGGAGGTGGCCGTCCTTACACACCCTCTCCCCAAG TGGGAACCATCCCTGAGAGGCCCGGCTGGAGCAGAGTGCCCTCCCCACAAGGAGCTGATATACGAGCTGGCAGATCACCACGACCAG GCTCCTCTGTACCTGAGCACTCTCCACGGACCACTGGGCTGGGCTACCGCCTGCACAGCGCCCCCAACCTGTCTGACTTCCATGTTGTGCGCCCCAAGCTGCCCAAGCCCCCAACAGACCCATTGGGAGCCACCTTCAGTCCACCCCAAGCCAGCGCACCCCAGCCATGCCCAGGGCTACAGTCTTGCCGGCCACTGCGTGGCTCACCTAAGCTGCCTGACTTCCTACAGCGGAGTCCCCTACCCCCCATCCTAGGCTCTCCCACCAAG GCGGGGCCCTCTTTTGACTTCCCGAAAGCTCCTAGCTCTCAGAATTTGCTGACCCTGTTGGCTCGGCAGGGTGTAGTAATGACACCCCCTCGGAACCGCACACTGCCTGACCTCTCAGAAGCGGGTCCTTTTCAGGGCCAGCATCTGGGCTCTGGCCTGCGGCCTGCTGAAGACACCCGGGGCCCCTTTGGCAG GTCCTTCAGCACCAGCCGTCTTACGGATCTGCTGCTGAAGGCTGCTTTTGGGACTCAGGCCTCTGACTCAGGCAGCACTGACAGCTTGCAGGAGAAGCCTATGGAGATTG CTCCCTCTGCTGGTTTTGGAGGGACCCTGCATCCAGGAGCCCGTGCTGGAGGGGCCAGCAGCCCAGCACCTGTGGTGTTCACTGTGGGCTCCCCACCCAGTGGTACCACACCACCCCAGGGCACCCGCACCAGAATGTTCTCAG TGGGCTCTTCCAGCTCCCTGGGCTCCGCCGGCTCTTCCTCTGCCCGCCACTTAGTACctggggcctgtggtgaggcCCCTGAGCTTTCTGCCACAGGCCACTGCTGTAGCCTTGCTGACCCCCTTGCTGCCAACCTGGAGGGGGCTGTGACATTCGAGGCTCCTGACCTCCCAGAAGAGACCCTAATGGAG CAAGAGCACACAGAGACCCTGCACAGTCTGCGCTTCACACTTGCATTTGCACAGCAAGTTCTAGAGATTGCAGCCCTGAAGGGTAGTGCCAGCGAGGTGGCTGGAGGCCCTGAGTACCAGCTTCAGGAAAGTGTGGTGGCTGACCAGATCAGTCAGTTGAGCCGCGATTGGGG CTTTGCAGAACAGCTGGTACTATACTTGAAGGTGGCCGAGCTTCTATCCTCGGGCCTACAGACTGCCATTGACCAGATCCGAGCTGGCAAGCTCTGCCTTTCATCTACTGTGAAGCAGG TGGTACGCAGACTAAATGAGCTGTATAAGGCCAGCGTGGTGTCCTGTCAGGGCCTCAGTTTGCGGCTTCAACGCTTCTTTTTGGACAAACAACGGCTGCTGGATGGGATCCATGGTGTCACCGCTGAGCGGCTTATCCTTAGCCACGCCGTGCAGATG GTGCAATCTGCTGCCCTGGATGAGATGTTCCAGCACCGAGAGGGCTGTGTACCACGCTATCACAAAGCCCTGCTTCTGCTGGAGGGGCTACAGCACACACTCACGGACCAGGCGGACATTGAGAACATTGCCAAGT GCAAGCTGTGCATTGAGCGGAGACTCTCGGCCCTGCTGAGTGGCATCTGTGCCTGA